Part of the Olsenella profusa DSM 13989 genome, GGGCGGTCGCCTCCTAAAGAGTAACGGAGGCGCACGTAAGGTCTGCTCAGGACGGTCGGCAACCGTCCCCTTGAGTGCAAGAGCACAAGCAGGCTTGACTGCGAGGCCCACAAGCCGAGCAGGTGGGAAACCAGGTTCTAGTGATCCGGCGGCCCAGAGTGGAATGGCCGTCGCTCAACGGATAAAAGGTACTCCGGGGATAACAGGCTGATCTTCCCCAAGAGTCCACATCGACGGGAAGGTTTGGCACCTCGATGTCGGCTCATCGCATCCTGGGGCTGGAGCAGGTCCCAAGGGTATGGCCGTTCGCCATTTAAAGCGGTACGCGAGCTGGGTTCAGAACGTCGTGAGACAGTTCGGTCCCTATCCTCCGTGGGCGTAGGAAAACTGAGGGAGGCTGCCCCTAGTACGAGAGGACCGGGGTGGACGGACCTCCGGTGCACGGGTTGTTCACCAAGAGCACCGCCCGGTAGCTGAGTCCGGTTGGGATAAGCGCTGAAGGCATCTAAGCGCGAAGCCCGTCCCGAGATGAGTTTTCCCTTCGGTAAGGCCCCTCGTAGACCACGAGGTGATAGGCCGCAGGTGTAAGCCCCGCGAGGGGTTCAGCCGAGCGGTACTAATCGGCCGAGCTCTTCCCTTCACTCAGGTGATCGGATCGATGCGATCCCCCCGTCTGGGGGTCGTCCGAAGTCGCGCTGTGCGGCCCTGAGGGCACGCCCCAGGCGTCCTCGGTTGACAGTGGAATGTCCCTCGTTGGTCGGCGACCATGGCAGGGGAGGCACACCCGGCCCCATACCGAACCCGGAAGTTAAGCCCCCGAGCGCCGATGGTACTGCGGAGTCAGTCCGTGGGAGAGCAGGACGCCGCCGACCAACGAGCGGCATTTCGTGGGGGAGCCCCCGGCGTACGCGTCGGGGGCTCCCTGCATTTGGGGGGGATTCATATGGCCAGGCTATCCGATAGGGTGGACGCCGAGACGAGCGGGCGCTCCGGCGCCCCTGGCGCGCATCCCGAGTTCGACCGTCTCGTACGCACGATCTGGCGCCTGCGCCAGCCGGACGGCTGCCCGTGGGACAAGGTGCAGACGCACCACTCCATCACCAGGAACATGATCGAGGAGGCCTATGAGGCCGTTGACGCCATCGAGGCCGACGACGTCGATCATGTGCGCGAGGAGCTGGGCGATGTCCTGGAGCAGGTGCTCCTCCATGCGCAGATCGCATCCGACGCAGGCGAGTTCACGCTCGATGACCTGTGCCACGACCTCAACGAGAAGCTCGTGCGCCGCCACCCCCATGTGTTTGGCGACGCCGCCGCATACGGGGCCACCGACACCGCCGGCCAGGTGCTCGACATCTGGGACGGCGTCAAGCGCAAGGAGCGCCTTGGGAAGGCCGATGAGGGTGGCGATGGGCCTGGCCTGATGGACAGCGTGCCGCGCTCGTTGCCGGCACTCATGCAGGCCCAGAAGCTGTCGAGGCGCGCGGCCAAGGCTGGCTTCGAGTGGGAGACGGTCGCGGACGTGTGGGACAAGGTCGCCGAGGAGCGTTCCGAGTTCGAGGCCGAGGAGCCTGGCTCTGCGGTGGCCACCCTGGAGTTTGGGGACCTGC contains:
- the mazG gene encoding nucleoside triphosphate pyrophosphohydrolase; amino-acid sequence: MARLSDRVDAETSGRSGAPGAHPEFDRLVRTIWRLRQPDGCPWDKVQTHHSITRNMIEEAYEAVDAIEADDVDHVREELGDVLEQVLLHAQIASDAGEFTLDDLCHDLNEKLVRRHPHVFGDAAAYGATDTAGQVLDIWDGVKRKERLGKADEGGDGPGLMDSVPRSLPALMQAQKLSRRAAKAGFEWETVADVWDKVAEERSEFEAEEPGSAVATLEFGDLLFALVNVARHEGIDAEGALAASNRKFRRRWASMEAAARRRGVRLEDLSTAQLDDLWDEAKHGE